In Lolium rigidum isolate FL_2022 chromosome 7, APGP_CSIRO_Lrig_0.1, whole genome shotgun sequence, the DNA window acacatatgaattaacgatgtgtgggtcaatgaacccaacatcattgatgttccttatttgcatttcccgcttcttcattctcgcataatagcgtacacaacaagatagttaggacaatatatagtgcaggcaatgaacgagatggggtagaaattaataaatcacttacgtaacgtaggaaccgatgatagatttgtcgaggtcgcgcagattgaacagctggaacaattcactccgatgaattgttatatagtaatgtttgaagtgatgctcatatctaacttccgcataaatatagtctttggcgtttttaagttttatgtaacccttgtaccaatttagcgagacctttcatttgtcgaggtagatcctcttctcgcgaggctcgacgagagggccattcttcacatatgtaaatactacgtccttcattggcgcctcatcaaggcctaacgatgcacgaagagtgatacctaagtcggccgcttgttctccggcactcgttacggtcaatccatgtctgCCGCAGctactatgatatcgggggcatccggaccggcggcttgcactatgagcggggcgatcgattgtttactttgttccccgagctgggcaacttctttccccctttctaattttttctcggcctcctccaaggctttcttctcctgcttctccgccaaatcttggttcctcttgaacgcgagtgcttgcctacgaagttcacgtgcatagtcgtcaggcagattctttgcggcttgggacggtgtgttcaaaaatgacttagcccacttcttttgctcatcagaaaatactggcttgggctcgccctctattttcttcttgcagctcgccttccatttcttggcgcgttgacggcgttggcgttggcgcgttgaatagaggtagcgttgacggcgttggcgcgttgacggcgtttGGCGACGGTATGGCGttacaattttagttcattttttattaagtcaaaattttagttcattttttattaagccacacttgagctttctcatttaatacACTCCGCATCTTGgcggcgttggcgcgttgacggcgtttgaatagaggtagcgttgacggcgttggcgcgttgacggcgtcaattttagttcattttttattaagtcaatttttatgaagtcaaaattttagttcatttttattaagtcaaaattttagttctttttttagacaaagtttttaattaagtcaaaattttagttctttttttagtacccattttagtttaatttttattaagtcaaaattgtagttgcatttttactagtttttaattaaaaaaacttatagttacacaaagtaaaaaactaaaaaaaaagaaaaaaaaaaggcaggCCGGGGCTCTCGTCTGCGCGCGctcctccccctctctctctcatgcGCGCAcacgcggcggccgccggcgagcaGAGCGCCCCCGGGGCGagcagagcggcggcggcggcggcctggcgcctctcctctctctttctctgCGCCGTGATGACGAGGGCGGCCGGCCGGCGGACGCGCGCGCGGGCGTTACGATACGGATCGACACGGGCGCGCGGTACACGtacgcggagggcggcggcgacgtacgaggcggcggcgacggcgtcgcgcgcggcggccggcgtcgcggcgacggcgaggctccggcgACGGCCGAGGCGCGGTGTTGGCGAGGCGCGGTGCGCGGCGAGCTCTCGATCGGCGAGAGAGCCGGAGCGAGAGCGGCGAAGAAGACGATGTGTTTGGCGACGGTTCGGGAAAACTATTTATAGCCCCcccactttagtcgcggttggggaggagagccgcgactaaagggtaccctttagtcgcggttggccaacccaaccgcgactaaaggctttttttcgccggtttttcgttcccgcgcgcgcacagacctttagtcgcggttggcctaaaggtatttttcgaattactttttgtttttaaaaatgttaaaaatacagaaaaactcagaaaaataaaactaattcaattcaaaattttaaaaatacaaataatatatcaaaaaattcgagaaaaataaaactaattcaattcaaaattttaaaaatacaaataatatatcaaaaaatgcataaaaataaaactaattcaattcaaattcttaaaaatacaaaaaatatatcaaataaatcagaaaaataaaaataattcaattcaaattcttaaaaatacaaaaaatatatcaaaaaaatcgagaaaaataaaactaattcaattaaattcttaaaaatacaaataatatatcaaaaaaatcagaaaaataaaactaattcaattcaaattcttaaaaatacaaataatatatcaaataaatcaaaaaaataaaactaattcaattcaaattcttaaaaatacaaaaaatatatcaaataaatcagaaaaataaaactaattcaattcaaattcttaaaaatacaaaaaatgtatcaaataaatcagaaaaataaaactaattcaattcaaattcttaaaaatacaaataatatatcaaaaaaatcggaaaaataaaactaattcaattcaaattcttaaaaatacaaataatatatccaaaaaatcagaaaaataaaactaattcaattcaaattcttaaaaatacaaaaaatatatcaaataaatcgaaaaaataaaactaattcaattcaaattcttaaaaatacaaataatatataaaaaaatcaaaaaaatacttcccgccactttcttcccgccactttcgtcccgccactttcttcccgcctctttcttcccgccactttcttcccgcctctttcttcccgcctcctgtcttcccgctcccatttttcccgccatttgtcactacatataggtagcccggcttggccagcattatcacatctctacaatctctcatcactctctcatggcttccaccgcacccactctaacctaccggcgggtggaggagctttgcgcctcgaactacccttgcccaccaggctaccgcgtcctcgccgggccggagcctagcgccggcggcgtgccggtccctcccgtccctcggtgcgcgcgcgccgggcggccatcacgaaccactactacctcgacctcacgccggagcggcggataaatccccgccggcatctcgATAACCagacatacttgggacgccttcttcatcaatcggcgtgagagggcgctcgccgagtatgaggaggacggtccgcctcccggaaacttccacgaggccggccgtcggctatggtggtacggccgaactgccgagcgtcatggactacatcacggccggcgatatccccgcctgcgctaccctcggttcgagccacgagcaccgcccgacgacggcgatgacggcaggcgacgacggcgccgacaacttagaaggcgacgactaccgagtacaatggcggcggctatgaagactacgagtatgcatattatacgcctaggcaggagtatgactaaatcactccaaaattaatgtatgcgggagtatgacttagtcactccaaatttctcgtatgtaggagtatgacttagtcactccaaatttcctgtatgcgggagtatgaccgaatcactccaaatttcatgtatcatcggtgctatctcgagtcaattgaatcattcgaaaatggacaccaaacacatcacgggtaatataattcacatgatccattcaacaaagtttggtacaataaattattacacatcatttctttccttgtgtccccgcttgcttacgattgtgccgtatccatggagcatcctcatcatttaacttaatgcttgggtcggtgttcactttgaagggcggaatttcagcaaacatattataatcttctcgacatgtctgtcttgtcctccactcccacgatgtttcttttccccgaaagaacaatgtggcgctttggatcatcgcatgatgtactgatcgttttcttatctttccgtttcctcggtttgctactcatgtccttcacatagaaaacctgagcgacatctttcgctaggacgaatggttcgtcaaggtaaccaagattgttgaagtccaccattgtcattccgtattgctggtccacctttaccccacctcctgttagcttgaaccatttgcaccggaacaaagggaccctaaaggagggtccatagtcaagttcccatatctcctctatgtaaccataatatgtgacctttttcccattctcggttcttgcatcaaagcggacaccacttgttttggttggtgctctttttatcttgggcgatcgtgtaaaatgtattcccatttatctcgtacccttggaaagtcgttataatcgaagatggtgtcttggccaacatgtacagctgatctacaacatcttcgtcactcattaaatgttttctcaaccaaccgccgaaagtctccatgtgggccttcctaatccgaggattcgagcttcccggggttgtccgagcgtaaaatattcttgtgtttctcaaagtacggagccaccaagatgaaattggtcggaagcgtgtggtgtgcttcgatcggagaatggccgtccatacatatcgttgatttccttccgatcatgccttttccacttagtctcccctcgtgccgcgatcgaggaagaccaatcggcttaaggtcgggaacaaagtcaacacaaaactcaattacctcctcatttccatagcccttggcgatgcttccttcggcctagcacggttacgaacatatttctttaacattcccatgaacctctcgaaggggaacatattgtgtagaaatacgggaccgagaatggaaatctcatcgactaggtgaaccagggaggtgcgtcataatattgaagaaggatggcgggaacaccaactcgaaaccgacaagacattggatcacatcgttacgtaaccgtggtagaacttcggattgattaccttccgagagattgcattgaggaatgcacatagcttcacaatggctactcgaacattttccggcaggagcccctcaaagcaatcgaaagcaattgcgtcataatcacgtggcggtcgtgagacttcgggttttggaactttttctccgccatgtttattattccctttatattggacgagaatccagacgggaccttcatacttgctcgggcattcaaaaaagatgaccttctcttctttggtcggagcgtaggctggcacgaccttgaaaccgttcggatgcgggtcatcggggtctttcaaactttgcctggtctgccgtgcttcctttgtatcatttgacttcccatacacgcccaagaagcttaggaggttcacgcaaatattcttcgtaacgtgcatcacgtcgattgcggagcggacttctaggactttccaatatattctagctcccgaatatagatttcttcttccacatggctgcgtgcccgtcggctcccttcggaactgattgtccgccgggaccctttccaaagatggctttcaaatccttgaccatatcaaatacctcaacaccggtgtgttccgcgagcttcgtacggtgatccgccttgccgttgtaatgcttgcctttctttcttcttggatgacctttcggaagaaatcgacgatgcccaaggtacacgttcttcttacaatttggcaaatgtacactttcggtctcatgtaagcggtgcgtgcatgcattgtatcccttatttgacgagtcccgaaaggttactaagagcgaggccaatcattgatggttacgaaaagcaacgctcgtaggtcaaattcctcttctttgtgctcatcccacacacggacaccgggtctgccccacagtctgtaaaagttcatcaactaatggccttaggtacacatcgatgtcgttgcttgggttgcttcggaccttggatgagcaccggcatcataatgaacttccgcttcatgcacaaccaaggaggaaggttgtagatgcatagagtcacgggccaggtgctatggctggagctctgctcgccaaaaggattcatgccatccgtacttagaccaaatcttatgttccttgcgtcggtaccaaaatctttgaactctctcgtcgatctttctccattgcgttccatctgcggggtgtctcaactccccgtcagacttacggtcctctttgtgccatcgcaacaacttggcatgctctttgttcctgaacaggacgtttccaaccgtggtattataggagcataccacatcaccttggcgggaaccctcttcctgggtttacggccctccaacatcgtcaccggggtcatcgcctccgattttataacgcaatgcgagtgcatatcgggcattcattcaaattctcgtattcaccgcggtagaggatgcggtcgttgatgcatgcatgtatcttgagaacctctaaacctagagggcgagacaaccttctttgcttcgtacgtgccggcgggcaactcgttattctttggaaacatattcttcaacattttcggcaagttttcaaatgccgagtcagctacactgcCTGTGCCTTCAATTTCTGCCTTcaatttcagcaaatccgagtgtgcagtccGGCTTTtcgagaccatcatcgcatcgggGTAcaggcgccttcctgtgatcctctaacatgcgatccaaattctccctctccttttcagtttcgcagcgtctccgtgcatcaacaatggtccgaccaagatcatcaatgggatcatcacgtgcctcttcttcaccttccccttcaccttccccttcaccttcagcatcctccatgaaagtatcaccgaaatgagcaagatagctttcatcgatgaaatcatgcccttcttcatcttcttccattataaaccctctttctccatgcttggtccaacaattatagcttggcatgaaaccagtgccgaagcaggtgcatgtgaacatctcttgaggaagagtaacccttcgattcttacggttaacacatggacgagataacaaaaccccctgcttattcgcattagccactacgaggaaatctttcaaacccgtactgaactcgccggagagtcggtcaccgtacatccattgccgattcatctgcattattataatataaaatatataattaaccatcatgcatttgttaaactaactagctacaaacaatataaattaaacaatgaactacacacacatgcatattttatcaatgacacatcaaaggttcaagttgctaaccgcgatcgaggaggaaaaaataaatgagaaagctcaagtgtggctccaacacttcatatcatatttgtttcatgctcttggggcatttcatcaaacaccttatgtgcataagaggaaccaaaagcaaacctaacactcacttgtgaagtttgtgaagagaatgactccaaatggctaagtgttggctgctggatgggtatatataggggaggggctttagtcccggctggccggccaaccgcgactaaaggccttcgagcaccttccaaccgcgactaaagccccccacgtgcaccgcctggccaccgtgcgccacgggcccgtgcctttggtcgcggttcgccacacgaaccgcgactaaagaccccattagtcgcggttcctttaccttcgcgacttatggggcttcccggaagcctcgtTTTTCTACCGTGATGGGTCGCCTCTTATTACAATTAATCAGCCACTACCACCCCTCCTTTCCATGGTAGTAAAGATGCAGAGTAAACCAGCCATCACCTCCATGGTCCAGATTATTTATGCCTAGTGAAAGAAGAACATGTAGCAAACCGAAACAAATATGATCAAATAagagcaaagaaaaaaaaacatgcacAACGTGGTATCTAGACAGAGAAATGATGACCTCCTAAATCTGCCCCAATATGTTTTGCTCTAGATGTGAAGCTAAGAAATCATTTAATTTGCTTTGGTGAAAATATTCCTATTTTGGTACAAAATCTGAAATCAAGTGAACAAAATTTCAAGCTCAAATACATTTTATGTGAAGAGTACAAAATGAGAGAGGATGCGACAAATGATACTACTATTCACGGACAACTTTGGAGTGTTTAATTATAAAAACGTATCTGAAGTTGCCTGAACCGAAGTTGACTGCACGAGTTAATCACAAAGGATGATTGCATAGCATAAGTTTCCAGGATGATTGCATAGCACGAGTTAATCACAAAGGATGATTACTAATATTTTGTTAATGACCTAGCTATATTAAAGTTGTGTGGTTGATCATTAGCAGAAGTAGAACAAGCCAAAAAAATGCATACTAACAGAATTAAGGTATTGCAGGTCAGACTTACCCCCAGGCGCCACTTGCTCTTCACCTTCCAATTATTCTGATTCTTATGCTGATAACTAATTGTTCCTTTGTTCCTGTACGTACGATAGGTGGTAAAACAATTAGCTTGCCAAGTAAAACAAAAGGCTCTGATTAAGGAAAAACAAAGTTTGGGTAAACAATTAGCTCACCAAAAAGTACGTTGGCAACAGGTGAAGATATGGTAAATGAGGCTACAAGGCATTGATACATCACAGTTTATGATACCTCCATCTGCTGCCGGTAACCATATGTGACTGTTGAGGTTGCGTTGCGCCAAATACAGGTCTGCGGGGTGAATAGCTACGATGCTGTCACCCACAATGCTAGGCACTGTCTCAGAGCTGACACTTAGAATCCTTTCATCAATGAACAGAACATTGCCTCCGATACTAGTTACCGGTGCAACCACGACAAGGATAAGGTCAGACAGTCTGTAAACTAAAGGGTGTGTAAAGAATCCGTCTCTATACCCTATGACCAGGACTTCCGAGTCGCATTCTGCGAGGTATTGAGGGACAGGCATCTTGCCGGCCGGGCATGTGGCAATCAACTTCTGCGATGGCGTTGAGGACGAAGCTGAGCCTGTCCCGTCATGCTGCGGTGGGTCGATCTGGAAAATCTGAGTGTCACCGGGGTGACTAGTGTCAAGTGTAGGATTATCCATcatgtatagcttgccttgggatGATATTAGCCTCCAAAATGGTGAGAGCCTCCGGGGTGGAACATTCCATTGATGGTCCGTGGAAGTAGCAAAGGCTAGCATCGATATGCTATGAAGTACAATCATGGCGAGTGATGACTCCACCTGCACTAACACCGACGGAGGTAGCGCCGATCTTTCTAAAATACGTCCAAGTCCTTGTCACATTCAGATTGGCTCCGAGGAAGACGCATGAGGGTGGCGAGTGGCGGGAGGTCTACAATGTCACCGGTGAAGGGGTGGAGGAGACGGATGACGGTGTCTTCGTCccgccgaaggaggaggaggccatcggCCGAGTCGAGGATGCGGTGGTTCCTGAAAGCGGGAGCGAGGACGCGGACGATGACGCCTGTGGAGAGGTTGAAGAAGCGGATGTAACCACGTAGCTTGCCGTGACCGGGGTAGAGGCCGTGGCCCTCGGGCAGCATCATCCACCGGCGAGGGTGAAAGCGCGGGTCGATGACGCCGCGGCCGCGTGGACGATCCGAGCTAGATCGCCAGTGGGGGCAAACGGCCCTGAAGCGGATGTAGTCCATCAAATCGCCCGCTAGCACCCTCGACCCGATAAGGCGAACTAAATCTGCCTGAAGAGACGCCCATGCCGCACGCAGCCACGGCCGAACGCCGCTTTCGGCACATCGACGGTGACATGCCACTCGGCCAAATAGCAATCTTCGTCGGGGAAAATAAAGATTGAAGCGAGATAGGTTTAACCATGGTGGAAAGAACGAAAAATAGAATGCTTCGACGAGGCAAAACGGCGTACCGGCGATGTCCGGGTTCGGCTAACAACGATGCGGCGATGCGGATCGCCGAAGATCCGGCGAGGCGATTGCTGGTGAAGGAAGGAGGGGTGAACACAACGGGATGCGGAACCGCCCGAGGTCGGTTTGGTTTGGTTTctccttttctatttctgttttttcCTTGTTT includes these proteins:
- the LOC124671623 gene encoding uncharacterized protein LOC124671623; protein product: MREVALSAVIGWGCGGGIEVGRGGVRPWLRAAWASLQADLVRLIGSRVLAGDLMDYIRFRAVCPHWRSSSDRPRGRGVIDPRFHPRRWMMLPEGHGLYPGHGKLRGYIRFFNLSTGVIVRVLAPAFRNHRILDSADGLLLLRRDEDTVIRLLHPFTGDIVDLPPLATLMRLPRSQSECDKDLDIFQIDPPQHDGTGSASSSTPSQKLIATCPAGKMPVPQYLAECDSEVLVIGYRDGFFTHPLVYRLSDLILVVVAPVTSIGGNVLFIDERILSVSSETVPSIVGDSIVAIHPADLNKGTISYQHKNQNNWKVKSKWRLGLGH